In the genome of Raphanus sativus cultivar WK10039 chromosome 9, ASM80110v3, whole genome shotgun sequence, the window tctttttgttgtttttccGCTCTATATGAAAGATGATGATCTGATAAACttgtttatatgtttactttattccctaataaaatattactagattttaacccgcacgttcgtgcggatatatttatattttttaaatatattttatattattaaaaatattttaaatatataatttctattttagtgttatatattgtattactatatcatattattgtttatatttcttattcagtattattaatatataatggttttttaaaaaaaatttactttgttattgatttttattacttactaatataaaataaaataaaatatgaaatactcaaatagagaaccccattcaaattatgttgttttctttaatttaaacattttgcatataatacatttttaaattttatttatttatattatagaaaataaatatgactaaaataattacatttacatgttgtgtttaagaaaatatactttaacatatctcattttagtattttacgggatttatttattttaaataatataatcctattgttttagtaaactttatacatagtagtatctatcatactattttattaaatttattatataggatatttgttttggatgttatgatattaagttctattttttttttaaattaagacgtcaaaacattaggttactttaaatttttacaacatatatagttagtttttttcaggtacatttcaaaaagttaatctttattatccatgatttttgtcttttgtaaaatttgaaatattatcattttgagtttgaatatttattttcaaaataatatattttttcgagacaactttggaaaattacacaactatttgagtttggaataatacatgaactttgaatttgttttggtactacattactgtatcattttataaaatatttgaatttttggtgatatttttaattcttttatcaacaaattttgttacaattaaaataaaacaaaatttataattaaaatttgatttttgtcactaatattttaaatgaattactgaaatttcatattttactaataacatatttttaaatagtatatgaactaaaggttattatatactattatatttttgtatataaacatttttaagcaatatattgctaatagtttcaaaataaataaaaagataatgtatggctgtaaatataaaattttaacttatgttaatacatttattttaatataaaagtattatatagttttagaaGTTTAATCCCTTATAATtatgatcaataatttatttaagttaaaaaataaaataatttttttttgttaatttacctatttaatatatttttaatatttaattcatatagcacttctatttttatataatacggaatatatcatagaatctataaaaaagttagtataaagaattttttattttcttttttataataagttttagttaaatttacttataataatattatattactaatttcgaaatatattaatgtgttatttataaaaaaatatttaaattttaaactaagattttgttagattctttctcaacagattttattataattaaaaaaatcaaatttatagttggtttattgttaatatatttatagttggtttattgttaatacaaataatcaaatatgtcatattgactaattctttaagtggtcctactatgacttgttaatagtagataaaaatagaaccctaaattaatagattagatgtttaTTGgtaatatatgattattttcaaACCATCCCATAAATTTTGAAAGCCTAGaaatttgtttattaaacattataaatttctTGTTAAACATTGCTTAACGAGCCCTAAACATGTTATACCAAATCACAACTTCATCTCTGAACGGGAGGTCGAAGTTATGATCATACTTTAAttcatattgatttttaaaatacgCATTGAAATGCAAGAAACCAAATGTGTGCGAATGCAACCATGTGTGTGTATGGGTAATAATAACCGGTAGAAAGTTGCTTCAACAAGAGATATAATTGAACACCCACTAGTTTGTTTCTTTGGATCCCATTTAATCTCCTCCAGGTGTTAGGCTTGAATACTGTATGGTTTTTATCTAAATATGTCTGCAAtttcttgtttattttcttcCCAACTAACAGAAAGTTTCCCAAATTCTGAGTCACAGAAATAATAAAAGTTCTCTGATTCATGGATGGAAAGTTGCTATAGATCACTCCACACCCATCACACCCATGTGTTCTTCAATCTTTTCTATTTATCTCCATGACTCATGGACCAGAGCAAGAAGTCCCCTAAAGATATTGCTAAACAATTAATGACTTACTCTCTTTTAGTAAAAAGAAACaatttatttacatttgacACACGGAACGCCAGTTAGGACCAAACATCCATATGTGTATCTCAATCACTTATTGAACGCCAGTTAGTGGTTCACAGCTAACTGCTTGCACGAATGTTATTTACTATTAGCTAGAGACTATTAGTATTTAAGTGGCATTATCACTGTTCAAATTAGAATCCGGTAGGAtgcaataacaaaaaaaattatctaatttatagAATATCAGATTGAATTctgataaattttgtatatcaaATGTTATTCATATAATTGTACCTTTTTTGTCATCTATAATTGTCCCTGTTAATGCTTTTTCCGTTTTTGCTAAGAATTATACCTTGTTAATTCTAGCGGGAATATACAGTagaacttctataaattaataatctataaattaataatctctataaattaataaattttaccgGTCCCAAGTTGGGCCGGTGTTAAATATAACacaatcgataaaataataagataataatatttttaaaatttctatgtaaatatatagtctccttaaaatcataaattcatatctataagttaaatattatattgttggtttttatattcacaataaaaattctttatttttcttaaacatttcaatatattttgataacatttagtaaaattataccGAAAACCACTTAAcaattctatgaaacataaaattatacataaaataagataataaaacattattgaagtcaaatttctaaaataatgtacatacggtaaaataaaatattttcttttttatataaataaaaatagaaaaatagaaaaaatctaaataaggaaaattttgtaaattaatatctctataaattaataaaatttcaaagttccaacattattaatttatagaggttttactgtataATTAACATTATTGAATGCATATGAAAGAGTACATGTAAAAGTGAAAACATATGATATggtttaaagtaatataatttaaaaaaaaattgtatcattaTTAAAAGGTACTCGGATGTGGTATTTATACCGTTTTTCTGTCGACTTATTTGCACCTTTTTGATGATAAATATGAGACGTATGCTACATTTAaagattattttcaaaataccaaaatattcgaacaaaaactatattttacataatcagtttaattcaaaatatgtaaaccatataaataatttaaatttcctAAACGTAGGCCAACCAGAGTTTTTCTTGTCGGGTAAGAAACAAATAACTTAACTTGTATCTTacgatatatcatatatgttcTCATATACTAAGGATTAAAAAGATGAAGATTTCCCGTGGATTTTTCATAATACCAGCAAAATAAatcaagaaattaaaattttaacaaatgtcAATGGCAACCCAAAAATATAACAGAATCATTTGTTGAACCGGTTAGTCGGTGACtctattgagtttttttttaatgaacaTAGATGATTATTACGCTTCAAGATTAAGTTATAATCATATAGAATTAATATTACTACACTAGCATCATCAGTGGTCAATGCTATTCCTGAAAATAGTGAACAAAAGCTAAGAAATTCATAAGATAAAGAAACTAATATTGTTGACTTGAAGTTTCAAACAACTGACGTCAGGTTGACTTGTTGGGTGCATAGAATGTTGGTTTCGTAGCGGCAAACCAACATCGATCAGATAAATCCAAACATCTACTGAAACAATCAAATTAATGGAGATTTTGAAACTGAGAGAAACATCCAAATTTGAAGTCGTTCACCTAAAAAAAGCATTTTTGTTACTTTGTTATGTAAGCAATGAAATTCAAGGAAGGCAGGGGACTAGATAAATGCAATTCAGAATAAGATAAGACAAAAATTGTATGCAAAAAGAGAATGAAAATGCTTTTATCAAGTAACTTCtgacttttcaaaattttaaagaatctTCCTACATAACTGTTGTAAAATATGCTTGTTCAAATAAATATGCATGTCATTTTAGTTAACTCAAATAAAAGGTGTGTTTGCGCTTATACAAGTAATGTTAAGATTGATTAAAATCTCTGTAATTACACTTCGTTTCTATTTACTTGAATCATTGTGGTGTCACAAATTAAAGGGGTGCATTAGTAGTGGTCTAACATGGCTAAGTGGAATGAGGCGGAGAGCAGCAATGCTTGCTTCCTCTGAATTATCCATCTGTTGGTTTGTTTCCACTAAGCAATTTTAGCCGCCAGATTCAAACAACAGTTTATCTAGTTGCAAGAGCCTCACCACCAATATTTATCTAACAATCAGCTTGCTACTAATTATGATTTGGTGCTTAAGCAGCATCAGCACAACAAGCATCAAGCATCAACATTAGCCAACCAGCTGGGCAGCAGACCAAAATGCGTGTCTTAATGCTTTTAAAATATGCATAGTGGCCATCTTCAGCAGTGGTATCACTCAAAAACGATCCTGCAAAAGTGACTGAATGTTCCTTGCTTTACGTGTGTCCAGAGACCCAAACAAACATACGTCCACCAACACTGAGATTATCCTTTTATATAGAACTTCAATAAGAAACCAAAATCATAAATCGTAATATGTAACAAGCCTATAAAGATCAAACGGATATTATCAACTATTCTCCAATATCTGCCAGATAAACCCTTCCAAAAGCAGTAAGAGAAAATGCTAAGTTAGTTGCTCAGTTTTAGGAACCAATCTATAAGGCACTGACCAACAGTCTTTCAGGCTCTTTTAACCTGACCCTGCGCCTCAACCTAATCATATTCTCTACCAAAATAGACACATGGAACTCGAAAGCACAGACGCACTAAAGAGATTGACTTGCCAAAACATTTTGAATACTGCAACTTTTAGTGTTAAAAAGATTAGTACGTAGCAAGAAAGTTTTTTTAAGTGATTCGTTTCAGATACTCAGAAGAAGCTCATAGAATAAGAAAAACGTCTAACCTTTGTGGCATATTCACATTAGCAGATGAATCCAAAATCATGAGTGACGCTGGATTGTTTCAGAGCAGCACATATTGAAGGCATCTcctttacatatatttatatatacctATCATAAACCATTCAACTTCACAACGAACCAGAGAGTCCGAAAAGGGAATGAGAGACCGATAGGTAATGAATCGTTTTGTCAAAGAGGAAACAGTCAGTAAGTAAACTTAAGCAGGAGGCAACTTCCAAGTGCTTCAGCACAACAAAACATCCAATCAGTTTCATTTAAGAGATTCCACAGTCTCTTTGCATCACATACAAGGTACTGCTGTTTTAAGTAATTGCAGAGGATCAGCAATGGTCAGGTCCATAAGCAACGCATCCTCTGAGTCTCATATGGGAGTTGTCTTCATACTTCCTGTCTGGCAAGAACAGCAGAAAGCTTGCAGCTAACCGAGTATCAATACTGACTATGTTAAAGGGCCTACGCCAAAGTGACTACATTCTTGTATCTAAAAGAACTAAAGTCCAGAATAAAAACTCAGATtgataactaattttataaaaggAACGCAAATCCatgttcttttttatttacaaaacagATTCCTTCTTTTATTCATCCTCCTCATACAAACAAAGTCTATAACAAGAAGAAAAGAATCAATATGCATAGTGTAAAAACgaatatcatcatcatcaactaAAATCTACATGTGTCTCTCCTTGTTAAGGTGTAGTATCAAAATGAATCAAATTCATACTTCTTCTGACTTCTAATTCGGATTTGACATTTTATCTCTTTAGATCCCTCCCCAATTCAAGAACTTCTTAACTTCATCATAAAAAACCAAGATCGCAGCCGAGCCAGTACTCCTAAACATATTCGAAAGCGCACCACGGTAGAAAGAAGCCAACCCTTCCACCCTATATATCTTCCTCCAGCAATCCAACGTGCTACTGTACATAGGACGCTCAATCCCAGACTGCATCATGATCCTCCTCCTAACCGTATCCAACGGGTAAGAAGCCAAACCAGCAGAAGTAGTCACACCCTGCGCCAAAACCCACCTCTTCCACAACGCCAGCTCCGGCTTCGCATCCTCAGAGAAAACCTCCTTAACCGTATCAAACCCACCAAAGTACAACCCACGGTGAACAATCACACCATGCAAAGAAGCAGGCAACCCTCTGTATATCCCTCTAACACCGTCTTTCCTATGAACCGTCTTCAAGAAATGGTGTATCCCTCTGAACTGACGAGCCTCCTTCTTCCCTACGTCAGCAGCCAAACGCGTATGCGCTATATCAAGAGGATAAACTACAATCAAAGCAGTACATCCAGCCGCAGAGC includes:
- the LOC108824136 gene encoding probable ADP,ATP carrier protein At5g56450 yields the protein MGISSREDEQEDPVSPSRNLRSSSLPQTFKHFHRDLLAGAVMAGVVHTIVAPIERAKLLLQTQESNIAIVGDNSGKQKFKGMFDFIHRTVREEGVLSLWRGNGSSVLRYYPSVALNFSLKDLYRGLLRNSSSQENHLFSGALANFIAGSAAGCTALIVVYPLDIAHTRLAADVGKKEARQFRGIHHFLKTVHRKDGVRGIYRGLPASLHGVIVHRGLYFGGFDTVKEVFSEDAKPELALWKRWVLAQGVTTSAGLASYPLDTVRRRIMMQSGIERPMYSSTLDCWRKIYRVEGLASFYRGALSNMFRSTGSAAILVFYDEVKKFLNWGGI